The Coregonus clupeaformis isolate EN_2021a unplaced genomic scaffold, ASM2061545v1 scaf0563, whole genome shotgun sequence DNA segment GAGGGGCATGTCACATCTCTTGGGGATGGGGATGCTGAAAGCAGACAACAGGTGGTGGCTCTGCTTGGACGGCCAGTACTTAGAGGTGAGGTATCCCTGGTAGGTGTCCTTGGGCAGCCTGTCTTTGTCTGGGACAGCTTCTGCTGCTCTCgtttcctctactctctccacaCCTCCGCTCTCCCCGGCAGGTGTGACACCATCTGACCCAGCCTCTGCGGTCTCCCCCCTCCGGAGCTGGCTGGTGACCCTAGGGTGTCTGGGCTGGGAGGCCTTCACGGGCGGTAGGACGGCAAAGCTGTTGATGATCAGTGTCATGGGACACTCTGAAGCTGAGTGGTGGTGGCCCTGGGAGGGGGCCGATCCCAGCAGTGAGTCACTGATCTCACACACCTCAGCCTTGTCCTCCACCATCTTGTCTCGGAGTGTCAGTTGCTGTGTGGCTTTCTGAAGGTCCCTGAAGGACTCTGGTGGGGAGTCCTCTGAAGAGACGCTAGAGGTATGACTGTGGGTCTGTTCAGGAAGTCTCCCAGGGTTGTGGGGGGTTTCTCCCATTGGTCCAGGGAGGAATCACAGAAGGACTCAGGGGAGTGGGTTAAGCTGGACTCTGAGTAAGGGGGGTCCGAGAGCTTCACGAGGTCCACACACAGGTGGCGGTGGTGGTCTGTGTCTCCAGACTTGAccctctttcctttcctctgGGTCTGAACCAGGCAGCCAAGTGGAGTAGTTCTGCCCCAGCCCCGGATCTGTCTCAACAACAAACACAACAGCATTAAGGGAAACGTAATTATATTTTAATCAGTGTATCGCAACTTAGAGAAAATTAGGTTTCACCTTTTAAGATGATTTCTGAGATTAAATGTAGTTATAAACAGTGAATAAACATACTGACACTGTTTCACTTTTTCTTAACTCACATGAAATGGAAGTGTGTATCTGGTGCCTATGCAATAACTTGACACTGGCTGAATAAAAATAAAACCGCAGTGTATTACTCACAGCTTCCTCCCATCCggagagacagagaaactcaAATGGCTCCTGCTCTTTGGATGAGATATCCTCGCTGATATCCAAAAGGGCATCGACATGGCCTCTGTTGGGTAGTTGGCAGCTCTGGTCCCATCCTGTGTACTCGACTGCCACACTTCTGTCTTCAGCCACTTCTACAGGCGCCTGGTCCCATTCCTTGAATATGTCCATTCTAAGATGAGCCTTTCAGGGTGAAatctgttgagagtgaaaaaaaCATCTCTAATTAGGCACTCATCATTACTGTCCATTTGTAGGCTCGCTGATAAGAGAGGAGATACATGTACACAAACAGCAAGCAAGCTATACGTCATTGTAAGCATTGTAAAACTATTTGTAAGATATCTGAAGACCTGTAACCTTTAACGTTAACTTTATGACATGTTAACTCAGTTTACAAACCCTGTCCATAAAATTGATTCATTaacattttagctagctagcaagagaACCTCGCATTTCTGCCTAGCTACTAACGGTAATGTTAGGTAAACTAGCAATGTAAGTAGGAAGCTTGTTCTAACGTTAGCTGAAGCCAGAAGCAAGGCTGTAAAAGAGACAACTTACCATTAAAGGGGGTCGAGTTCGACATTGGCTCCTTGAGGTTTTTACATTCAACTTAATAGGCAGTAACATAGAATAGTCATCAAATATTTATTACAGTTTTGCAGATCACAGGAGACGACCCCAAACAAAGTCAAAGATGTGCTAGGCACACGAAGTGTTTGGAGTGGAGATAGAACGCCGTTGCCATGACAACTCCGCTACAATAGGGCGCCCATAAGTGACGTATGGAAAAGAAGAGGAAAAATGGGAGGGGGACTTGAGAAAGCAAGTTGCAGTTGATGTAACAATTTCTACACCTGGATTTGTTGCTTGTTACAATTCGTGATTTGCATCATGGTGTCCACTATGTTGCTGACTATTTCATTCAATAGCTATAATTAGGACTAACCCTATAATTTCTGTAATCTATAGTAATATATCCTATACAATATGATTTAAAATAGCCCAGAATAACATTATTATAATATGAATAGTATAACATAAGGCTATAAAATAGTTGGCAGGGGCACATATGAATTTGATCTGTACTTGACTTGAAATAGGTTCCAGTACTCATTTTGGGATATAGGATTTGATAAGTTAAGTTAagataagttatattcttcaagaatcaattggTATATATTATTAATTAAGTCCCAAAATGTATATAGCAACTTAAAGATTATAGCTTTAAAAAACAGCTGATTTAATAGGTTACTCTTGatatctattttagaataaatgTTTATGACAGTTATCTGCTTATTGCTTCTAAAAGAGGAAGCTGTGCGTTTTTTGCTCATGGTTGAAATGAGATTGCCACATCGCTCCGGCCAAACGCCACGCCCACTAACGTTTCTTCTCCATGAAGCAATCGATACAGCAGCGGAATTAAATTCAGGATGAGTCGTTAGGCAAGAAATGAGACGTGCTATTCGGCACGTTGTGGTCCAGCCAGGGCCAAACCTTATGACTATAATGTCATGCCTCTCACTGGGTCCACCTAGCTCTGTGCAGTtttcagtggcggctggtgaaaaatattctcggtggggctgtgccatacttttttttcctgtaaccatcgcgatatattttaacacaaactgcaggacagcagtgctcagtgaaacattcagtaattatttaatgccaatattaaaaagttgaggcattcttacacaaaaacatattacacaaacccaagcctttcatttgcatttaaagtgaacttttcaccattggtagtaaacaggcaacgcaacaggcatgctgtcagaacagagtggaaagtggacaataacatgaaattattataaagtttataggaaatcttacactgtatgaaaggatgtataatatagaaatggatatcaagtggatgaactcaaacctttgactggaagaatagcatacagtattttatgatcatactaaatgtgactaattgttaatgtgctccagaactgcaacaattaattgatacaaaacaacatatatacagtaatattagcaaagacactattaagactttctagagtaccatatataactggattttatgctaaggtcaactatatacaaagaaacatgcggccagagctgctctgtgtgtgtgtgtctgtcatcttatttgtacaggaattttgcccgtctgtccttctgagtggcaaacctctcaatgaccctttgattaaagtcaggaatgtccctgacaagtttcttctccatggagagcatggccagagcgttcagggcgatcctgtgtcatgctgtttctcaggaaggtcttgatccttttcagtgtagagaagcacctttctgactcagcagttgtcatgggtgtggtgatgaggatcttgaggaggctggcagtctctgtgaaagtgctctgaaggttgttctccatgaagaactggtacaggggcactgcaccactacaagccttgaactcactgttctcatagatgagggacagtttggttttgagcttggccttgttcaacatggggtacgctccacggttgtttcaagcgctgtatcgggaacttcacactgtgttgtgggaacaactctccgtgcaatagtgttgcgctgatgaggtgctgggtgaaggagaacctctctttggcatgactcaggatggtatcacatacctgtaaaagatacatcatcagctttaatttgcaattaagctattttgatgacaagtgatcctgactgacacatgcctatgtccaactcaagtatatgattaccaaggtgctgattgttcagggttttggctacatactaccaggcctgaaaaaagttctaggtgggaaacactgacaattacatcacaacttacctctatagccaacctctgttgttctcctggtcccagcatcctcctgtcgcttgatgggctgttgctgctcgtcagatgcgctgtccccacacaaagaggggaattgaggccctgggtccaaaaaataaagtttaatttgataacttgcaatcagacttcttaactcactgtaattccccctcaacacacaaccagtgacttatatatatatatagacagacagacagacagacagacagacagacagtgtgtatatacacacaaactatgtctagtaactgcttttaacctgtgatgtacataattaactgatgttattacgttttaaa contains these protein-coding regions:
- the LOC121575680 gene encoding uncharacterized protein C16orf46 homolog, which gives rise to MDIFKEWDQAPVEVAEDRSVAVEYTGWDQSCQLPNRGHVDALLDISEDISSKEQEPFEFLCLSGWEEAIRGWGRTTPLGCLVQTQRKGKRVKSGDTDHHRHLCVDLVKLSDPPYSESSLTHSPESFCDSSLDQWEKPPTTLGDFLNRPTVIPLASLQRTPHQSPSGTFRKPHSN